In Halanaerobium praevalens DSM 2228, the DNA window AATGAATCACAACATTCATCTCTAGTTCATAGGTAATAATTGCTGTTTTTCTAACTGTTTTTGCTGGAACTCCTAATTTGCGTAAAATATTTTTTAAATTACTTGAGGCTTCACCTCCACTTTGAAAATCAAAACTTGCAATTTCTTTATTTAAAATTTTCTGTTTTTTCAAAGACGAAATCAACTCCTGCTAAGTTATTTGGAGGTTTCAATATAATTCATTTCTTCTGGACCAATTCCATTTTTATATAAAAGACCACACGCTTCAAATAATGGCTTTTCTGTAGAATATAGAAAAATATTCAACTGATTTGCCAGGGAAATTGTTTCAATTTGTGGTTTTTTACCTCTAGCAAAAATAATTACTTTTAAACCAATCATCTCTGCTGTTCTAACTACTTGAGGATTAGTTAAACCAGTCAATAAAAGTGTTTTATGATTAGAAAAAGCAAGAACATCACTCATCAAATCGGCTCCACAAGCATTTTTTATTTCAAGTTCTTCACTTTCAGCAGCATCTTCATAAATAACCTCTGCTTCAAGCAAAGTCTTGACAGTTTTTAATTTCATTTTCTACCTCCATAAATAAATAATATCTTATTTTTGTCATTTTTGCAATTTGTAAAATATTCCCGCAAATAAAGGATAGTGATTAAATTCACTATTTTAATTAAAAATAACTAATAAAATTATATGATATTTTTTTCACACTGTCAAGATAAATAATGTCAGAAATAATAACTAAATAATTTATAAAAAATTATAGATCTATTAAACCTAAACTTATTTCTATAGACTGATTAACATCTTCAATTACATCTTCCTCTAAATGGGCGATATGTCTTTGTAATCTTTTTTTATCTAAAGTTCTTATCTGTTCTAATAAAATAACAGAATCTTTATCTAAATTTGTATAATCACCTGTAATTTCAACATGGGTTGGTAGCTTAGCTTTTTTAATTCTAGAAGTAATTGCAGCTACAATTACTGTGGGACTGTATCTGTTTCCAATATCATTTTGGATTACCAATACTGGTCTTACTCCACCTTGTTCAGAACCAACTACTGGATTTAAATTTGCATAATAAACATCACCCCTTTTTACTTTCAATTTTTTCACACTCCACCAGTCGCTGCTCATAACACAAATAGGAATAACATTCACTTGATAACCCCTCATCAGCTAACTGCTGGTTTAGACCGGCCATTTTTTGATATCCATCCCGCAAATGATTACGTACTTCTTCTTTTTTTAATTCTTTTAAATAAAATTTAATTGCCTTGTTTAAAAAATTTGTACAATCTTGTTCATCACTTTTACAATATTTTTTAATTTCCTCTATTAAATAAACAGGAAGTTCAAATTTTAAATTTTTGCTTTCTGGCAAAAAAACCACCTCCAATATTTTTTCAAATTATCTTAATTTAAAAGTTAAACATTTAAGAAAAAACTAACAAAATTAAGAAAAAAGATGGAACTAATTAGTCCCATCTTTAAGTAGAGAAACATCTTGAGCATAGTTGTCGTTTGCAGCAGCCATTTTTTGATATCCTTTAACCATTCTTTCAACTATTTCTTCTCTTTCATTTTTAGTGAAATTAGTTTTACGGCGCAGCCTCTCCACTGTTTAACCACCCCATTATAAAATGATTTTTAAACTTTTATAACCAATTTAATTATATCTCAATTTTAATTAAGTGTCAATAAAAATATCTGCTCTAAATGGTGTCAGATTAACTTCTACAATATTATTTACTATTAATGTAAATATCTATAATTTATAATAAAAACCACTCTTTTTTATATATTTTAACAATTTTTCATAAACATTATATTTACAAATTGTACTGCTATCACCAACAAATATCATCTTTCTTTTTGCTCTAGTTAAAGCTACATTCAAACGTCTTAAATCTCTTAAAAAACCAATATTATTATCTTGATTACTTCTAACAGCAGAAAAAATTATCATTTCTTTTTCTCTACCCTGAAAAGCATCTACTGTATCTATTTCTACATTTTTAAATTTATTGTGTTGATTTATAAAATCAACTTGATCTTTATAAGCAGCTATCACAGCTATTTCTTCTTCTTTTAATGAACTTTTAAGAGCTCGATCAAGCAAATCCAAAACAATTTCAGCTTCAACAGGATTATCATAAGAATTAGAACCAGCAAAACTTCTTTCTTCAGCCTTCATTTCTTTAGTATCTAAAAAAACCATTGGATATTCAGCTTTTAAAGATTTATCTGGAAAGCAACTTTTATTTTCTAATTGAAATCCTAAGTCACTTAAAGTATTTTTAGCGACTGAATCAGCTGCTTTCAAATAATTATTATAAAAATAAATACTAGAAAAACCCATTATTTTTCTATGCATCCGATATTGGATTTTAAGTAATGAACTAAAATCATTTTGATAAGTTTTAATTAACTTTTCAAATAAAGAAATTTTCAAACCATTTTTAGCAGCTTCTTGATTAACAACTGTTGGAGGAAGTTGCTGCTGATCTCCAATCAAAATAGTTTTTTTAGCCTTTAAATAAGGAATTAAAGCTGCAGGCTGAGTTGCTTGTGTTGCTTCATCAATTATACTTAAATCAAATTGCTGATTTTCTAAAATCTCAGCTCCAGCAGTAATATTTGTTGTACAAATAACATCTGCTGCTGTAATTAATTCTTCTACAGCCTTATTTTCTAAACTCTCTATTTTTTTAAAGTATTTATCAATTTTTTCTTGTAACTCAATCCAACTAGCCATTTCTTCAATTACTTCTGGACTAATACCTCTTACATGCTTTTCTAAATCTTTTTCAGCATAATTTTTGATTTCTTGGTCTGATAAACCCCTTCGATATTTACCTGAAGGATAAATATAAGCTTCTTGTTTATTAATTAAATCAGAAACTTGATCTCTTAATTTTTCTGCTTTCAAATAATCTTGGTGCTCAAGCACTATCTCATCTAAAGTATGCTCTCTTAATTTTTTATTGACTCGAATTGGATGACCAATTCTAATTACTTTTAAGTTATTAGCTGCCAGAAGCTCTAATAAATTATCTACAGCTGTATTAGAATCAGCAGTTGCTAAAACTTTATCTCCATTCTTTACAGCTTGCTGAATAATTTCCACTGCAGTTAAAGTTTTACCTGTACCAGGAGGACCCTGAATTAAATATAGTTTTTTAGCTTGCAAAGAATTTTTTATAGCATTTTTTTGAGAATGATTAAAATTTTCAATTTCTAAATCAAATTCTGATTTGAATTCAGGTTTTTTTCTATTTAATAAAATATCTCTTTTGCTTTTCTCAATTTCATTTGCTGGATGTTTTATTTTTTCTAAAGCACTAAACATTCTTTGAAAACTGGTATCATTAACAAATAAATCTAATCTGACACCTCTATTATAAATGAAATTTGGAGGGCTACTTTCAAAAGCAACTGTGATAGAATAAGCAGTTTTTTCTATCACAGTTCCAGTTGGATTATTTTTATTTAATGGTTTATTTAAACTAATCATTACTAAATCACCAGGAGTGATTTGAGTTTCAGCTAATTTTTCTCCTTGGTATTTAGATTTAAATTTAACTAAAGGACGATGACCAAAAGTATTACCATTATCTTTTCCTCTTAAATTTAATAATGCTCTTCCTTTAGCCTGTCTTGCCCGAGCAGATAAATATTTTATTTCTAATTTATGTCTATCAATTTCTTCATTTCTTTCAAGATCTACTAATTGATAAAATTTATTATAATAATTAATAATTTCTTTATCAATTAAATCATCTGGATTTTTAGCAGCTATTTGAACTTTAACTCCTCCAATTTGATTATTATCCATAGCTTCTATAATTTTAGGAGCTAATTCCCATTTAACTTCTACTTCTGCTTTCTTAGCCCTTTGATTTATATTAATTTTACCTATATTATCACTATCTGCTCCTGCTTCATTAATAAAAGCACCAACAATATCACCAGGACCAATACTTTGATCAATTCCTGAAATAACTAAAGTAACCATTATAAGACCTCCAGTTTTATCTATTTTTATTTTCTGGATCTTTAAAAACTCTGGTACCTACTGTATTTTTTTGACCTTGATATTTACCGGAATAAGGATTATCAGCTGCATTATCCATAGCCGCAAATACAAGTTGACAAATTCTACGATCAGATTCTAATTTAATAGGCAATCTATTTGCATTATATAACTCTAGAGTTATTTGCCCTTCAAAACCAGGATCAACCCAGCCAGCATTTTGAATAAAAAGCCCCATTC includes these proteins:
- a CDS encoding type II toxin-antitoxin system PemK/MazF family toxin; its protein translation is MKVKRGDVYYANLNPVVGSEQGGVRPVLVIQNDIGNRYSPTVIVAAITSRIKKAKLPTHVEITGDYTNLDKDSVILLEQIRTLDKKRLQRHIAHLEEDVIEDVNQSIEISLGLIDL
- a CDS encoding IGHMBP2 family helicase → MVTLVISGIDQSIGPGDIVGAFINEAGADSDNIGKININQRAKKAEVEVKWELAPKIIEAMDNNQIGGVKVQIAAKNPDDLIDKEIINYYNKFYQLVDLERNEEIDRHKLEIKYLSARARQAKGRALLNLRGKDNGNTFGHRPLVKFKSKYQGEKLAETQITPGDLVMISLNKPLNKNNPTGTVIEKTAYSITVAFESSPPNFIYNRGVRLDLFVNDTSFQRMFSALEKIKHPANEIEKSKRDILLNRKKPEFKSEFDLEIENFNHSQKNAIKNSLQAKKLYLIQGPPGTGKTLTAVEIIQQAVKNGDKVLATADSNTAVDNLLELLAANNLKVIRIGHPIRVNKKLREHTLDEIVLEHQDYLKAEKLRDQVSDLINKQEAYIYPSGKYRRGLSDQEIKNYAEKDLEKHVRGISPEVIEEMASWIELQEKIDKYFKKIESLENKAVEELITAADVICTTNITAGAEILENQQFDLSIIDEATQATQPAALIPYLKAKKTILIGDQQQLPPTVVNQEAAKNGLKISLFEKLIKTYQNDFSSLLKIQYRMHRKIMGFSSIYFYNNYLKAADSVAKNTLSDLGFQLENKSCFPDKSLKAEYPMVFLDTKEMKAEERSFAGSNSYDNPVEAEIVLDLLDRALKSSLKEEEIAVIAAYKDQVDFINQHNKFKNVEIDTVDAFQGREKEMIIFSAVRSNQDNNIGFLRDLRRLNVALTRAKRKMIFVGDSSTICKYNVYEKLLKYIKKSGFYYKL